One Candidatus Hydrogenedentota bacterium genomic window, GATGCCGATCAGGCCCGGATTTGCGGCGTGGTCGTCGCAGAACTGTTGCACGGTCTCAAGGGCACAGGGGAGCAAAGACAGATGCGTTGGCTGCTTGACAGGGTTCAGCGTTTAGACACCATAGAACAAGACTGGGACGATGCAGGAAACTTGCTCCGGGGACTGCGCGAGAAAGGTTTGACCGTACCTGTGACCGACGCCATACTGGCGGTCGTTGCCCGGCGGAACGACATTGCCGTGCTGACGGC contains:
- a CDS encoding PIN domain-containing protein, giving the protein MRPVLVDTSAWVDFLRPGLRPLGERVDELLDADQARICGVVVAELLHGLKGTGEQRQMRWLLDRVQRLDTIEQDWDDAGNLLRGLREKGLTVPVTDAILAVVARRNDIAVLTADDHFRLMGAAIDTSDNL